A stretch of the Neodiprion lecontei isolate iyNeoLeco1 chromosome 4, iyNeoLeco1.1, whole genome shotgun sequence genome encodes the following:
- the LOC107218970 gene encoding ATP synthase subunit O, mitochondrial: MCIGLYAGLLRKPRNFTVHTGLCLSQIFKMAASRMNIIARAFSSTAVQQQMVKPPVQVFGLDGRYATALFSAASKQKSLDAVEKDLIKFQGLLRTDVRLAEFVKDPTIKRSIKVDALKAVGTKASLNQATTNLLSLLAENGRLKNINGVVHAFKVIMAANRGEVVCEVTTAKPLDAETKNKLEATLKGFLKQGQTILLTTKLDPAIIGGMVVSIGDKYVDMSVASKVKKYSDIIRAAV; this comes from the exons ATGTGCATTGGCCTTTACGCTGGGCTGTTACGTAAGCCACGCAACTTCACAGTTCACACCGGACTCTGTCTGTCTCAAATCTTCAAAATGGCGGCCAGCAGGATGAACATCATC GCGAGGGCATTTTCTTCCACTGCTGTGCAACAGCAGATGGTCAAG CCTCCAGTACAGGTGTTTGGACTGGATGGACGATATGCCACTGCACTCTTCTCTGCCGCCTCAAAGCAGAAGTCTTTGGATGCTGTGGAAAAGGACCTGATCAAATTTCAG GGCTTGTTGAGGACAGATGTAAGACTGGCTGAGTTCGTGAAGGACCCAACTATCAAGCGTAGTATTAAGGTCGATGCTCTGAAGGCTGTTGGTACTAAAGCTAGTCTAAACCAGGCCACCACCAATTTATTATCTTTACTTGCGGAGAATGGGCGCCTGAAGAACATTAATGGGGTTGTCCATGCCTTCAAAGTTATCATGGCAGCAAACCGAGGAGAGGTAGTCTGCGAAGTTACCACTGCGAAGCCATTAGACGCAGAGACCAAGAACAAATTGGAAGCCACTCTTAAAGGATTCCTCAAACAGGGACAGACCATTCTTCTTACAACTAAACTTGATCCAGCCATTATTGGAGGCATGGTTGTTTCTATTGGAGACAAATATGTCGACATGAGTGTTGCCAgcaaagttaaaaaatattctgacaTCATCAGGGCTGCTGTGTAA
- the LOC107218976 gene encoding male-specific lethal 3 homolog isoform X1, which translates to MVSTRGPRFKFSDGEKVLCYEPDPTKAKVLYDSKVLDVIVNKDQRGRKAVEYLVHFQGWNSSWDRCVTEEYVLKDTEENRQLQRDLAQKAQLQLGAYLYRRERKKRSHKLSERSVGSGPEPGRRARSGGSRATSATTGSSEDGSSGQHDDYDTEEAATEEDTESSSEYGDDSSGGDESGGGSHSGGSHRPGIDLDIGATLKRLLEQDHDLITHKNKIAVLPAQPTVLNILETWVQHFTTTQLTNISDKPQRNKSNHTIEKSVSDVNISREVADGLRIYFDFTLADLLLYREEKEQYESFRSSYQYVDLAPPLKEESFDNADQNVTIKEELEDTEFAHLPPFREHESELDNSSPKPPVESKRRLRSCRVSSMDEGRQLRSYDEVKQEPGNLSSIASTSSRCSSPRGLPLRLPIIPSAQIGALLQQSNAWRLVPESAKRQSPLAPSMYYGAIHLTRLFVKLPDLLQAADMPEKKLKTLLKHLDMFLSFLEMHREWFGEQFYTQAENVPLQQTVNL; encoded by the exons ATGGTGTCAACAAGAGGTCCTAGGTTCAAATTTTCTGACGGTGAAAAAGTGTTGTGTTATGAACCAGATCCAACAAAGGCTAAAGTCCTCTACGACTCGAAG GTGTTAGATGTGATCGTCAATAAAGATCAACGAGGTCGCAAAGCAGTAGAATATCTGGTACATTTTcag GGATGGAATTCGTCTTGGGATCGATGCGTCACAGAAGAATATGTTCTGAAGGATACGGAAGAAAATCGCCAGCTACAGAGAGACCTTGCCCAAAAAGCCCAACTTCAACT AGGTGCATATCTGTACCGAAGAGAGCGCAAAAAACGCAGCCACAAACTGTCGGAACGTTCAGTAGGATCGGGACCGGAGCCTGGGCGCAGGGCCAGGAGTGGCGGTAGCCGTGCGACATCAGCAACTACCGGATCTTCCGAAGATGGCAGTTCTGGTCAACACGATGATTATGATACCGAA GAGGCTGCAACAGAGGAAGATACAGAAAGTAGTTCGGAGTATGGTGATGACAGTAGCGGAGGCGATGAAAGTGGAGGTGGAAGTCACTCTGGTGGAAGTCATCGACCAGGAATAGATCTTGATATTGGTGCTACCTTGAAACGCTTATTAGAACAAGATCATGATCTCATAACTCATAAAAATAAG ATTGCTGTATTGCCAGCTCAGCCAACAGTATTAAATATTTTGGAAACATGGGTGCAACACTTTACTACTACCCAGTTAACAAATATTTCCGACAAACCCCAACGAAACAAATCAAATCATACCATTGAAAAAAGTGTTAGCGATGTTAATATCTCTAGAGAAGTCGCAGACGGATTGAGGATTTACTTTGACTTTACATTAGCTGACCTTCTGTTGTATAGAGAAGAAAAGGAACAGTACGAAAGCTTTCGATCATCCTATCAATACGTTGATCTTGCACCTCCTCTTAAAGAAGAGTCCTTTGA TAATGCAGATCAGAATGTCACAATCAAAGAAGAACTTGAAGATACAGAATTTGCTCATTTACCACCGTTCAGAGAGCATGAATCTGAACTTGACAACTCATCACCCAAACCGCCTGTCGAGTCTAAGCGTAGATTGCGATCCTGTAGAGTGAGCTCTATGGATGAAGGAAGACAACTTCGCTCTTATGATGAAGTTAAACAAGAACCAGGCAATTTGTCGAG CATAGCTAGTACAAGCTCACGATGTTCTAGTCCTCGTGGCTTGCCTTTAAGACTACCAATAATTCCGTCAGCGCAAATTGGCGCTTTACTTCAACAATCAAATGCGTGGCGCTTAGTACCTGAATCTGCGAAGCGTCAAAGTCCTTTGGCTCCATCTATGTATTATGGTGCGATTCATCTGACACGACTTTTTG TGAAACTGCCTGACTTATTACAAGCTGCGGACATGCctgaaaaaaaactgaagaCACTTTTGAAGCACTTAGATATGTTTCTAAG tTTCCTGGAAATGCATCGAGAATGGTTCGGTGAACAATTTTACACACAAGCAGAGAATGTACCCCTGCAACAGACTGTGAATTTATAG
- the LOC107218976 gene encoding male-specific lethal 3 homolog isoform X2, which yields MIVNICGLPGFDYSNILKFDNLITCGITYTIVKLVLDVIVNKDQRGRKAVEYLVHFQGWNSSWDRCVTEEYVLKDTEENRQLQRDLAQKAQLQLGAYLYRRERKKRSHKLSERSVGSGPEPGRRARSGGSRATSATTGSSEDGSSGQHDDYDTEEAATEEDTESSSEYGDDSSGGDESGGGSHSGGSHRPGIDLDIGATLKRLLEQDHDLITHKNKIAVLPAQPTVLNILETWVQHFTTTQLTNISDKPQRNKSNHTIEKSVSDVNISREVADGLRIYFDFTLADLLLYREEKEQYESFRSSYQYVDLAPPLKEESFDNADQNVTIKEELEDTEFAHLPPFREHESELDNSSPKPPVESKRRLRSCRVSSMDEGRQLRSYDEVKQEPGNLSSIASTSSRCSSPRGLPLRLPIIPSAQIGALLQQSNAWRLVPESAKRQSPLAPSMYYGAIHLTRLFVKLPDLLQAADMPEKKLKTLLKHLDMFLSFLEMHREWFGEQFYTQAENVPLQQTVNL from the exons ATGATTGTTAACATATGTGGGTTGCCAGGTTTTGACTATTCTAATATTCTGAAATTCGATAATCTAATTACATGTGGCATTACATACACTATTGTCAAATTG GTGTTAGATGTGATCGTCAATAAAGATCAACGAGGTCGCAAAGCAGTAGAATATCTGGTACATTTTcag GGATGGAATTCGTCTTGGGATCGATGCGTCACAGAAGAATATGTTCTGAAGGATACGGAAGAAAATCGCCAGCTACAGAGAGACCTTGCCCAAAAAGCCCAACTTCAACT AGGTGCATATCTGTACCGAAGAGAGCGCAAAAAACGCAGCCACAAACTGTCGGAACGTTCAGTAGGATCGGGACCGGAGCCTGGGCGCAGGGCCAGGAGTGGCGGTAGCCGTGCGACATCAGCAACTACCGGATCTTCCGAAGATGGCAGTTCTGGTCAACACGATGATTATGATACCGAA GAGGCTGCAACAGAGGAAGATACAGAAAGTAGTTCGGAGTATGGTGATGACAGTAGCGGAGGCGATGAAAGTGGAGGTGGAAGTCACTCTGGTGGAAGTCATCGACCAGGAATAGATCTTGATATTGGTGCTACCTTGAAACGCTTATTAGAACAAGATCATGATCTCATAACTCATAAAAATAAG ATTGCTGTATTGCCAGCTCAGCCAACAGTATTAAATATTTTGGAAACATGGGTGCAACACTTTACTACTACCCAGTTAACAAATATTTCCGACAAACCCCAACGAAACAAATCAAATCATACCATTGAAAAAAGTGTTAGCGATGTTAATATCTCTAGAGAAGTCGCAGACGGATTGAGGATTTACTTTGACTTTACATTAGCTGACCTTCTGTTGTATAGAGAAGAAAAGGAACAGTACGAAAGCTTTCGATCATCCTATCAATACGTTGATCTTGCACCTCCTCTTAAAGAAGAGTCCTTTGA TAATGCAGATCAGAATGTCACAATCAAAGAAGAACTTGAAGATACAGAATTTGCTCATTTACCACCGTTCAGAGAGCATGAATCTGAACTTGACAACTCATCACCCAAACCGCCTGTCGAGTCTAAGCGTAGATTGCGATCCTGTAGAGTGAGCTCTATGGATGAAGGAAGACAACTTCGCTCTTATGATGAAGTTAAACAAGAACCAGGCAATTTGTCGAG CATAGCTAGTACAAGCTCACGATGTTCTAGTCCTCGTGGCTTGCCTTTAAGACTACCAATAATTCCGTCAGCGCAAATTGGCGCTTTACTTCAACAATCAAATGCGTGGCGCTTAGTACCTGAATCTGCGAAGCGTCAAAGTCCTTTGGCTCCATCTATGTATTATGGTGCGATTCATCTGACACGACTTTTTG TGAAACTGCCTGACTTATTACAAGCTGCGGACATGCctgaaaaaaaactgaagaCACTTTTGAAGCACTTAGATATGTTTCTAAG tTTCCTGGAAATGCATCGAGAATGGTTCGGTGAACAATTTTACACACAAGCAGAGAATGTACCCCTGCAACAGACTGTGAATTTATAG
- the LOC107218972 gene encoding protein TEX261: MWFFYVLSWVSLFVQICFVTISTAAGLYYLAELVEEYTVLSKKIIRGVILVTFGIHIGFLLFENLPTSMVICGIIAQVAHFCILKTFPYVQIISPLFIISIIMLVVNHYLAFTYFASVHYSFSEMMAYFTLCLWLVPFTLFISLAANENVLPTVAEARPLLDDNDVVSNYFSRRGKKYGLLSFFNYAKESILPQRTKKAF; this comes from the exons ATGTGGTTCTTTTACGTGTTAAGTTGGGTTTCCTTATTCGTACAAATATGTTTTGTTACGATTTCCACAG ctgccGGATTGTACTATTTAGCGGAATTAGTTGAGGAATATACCGTTCtgtccaaaaaaataataagaggTGTCATACTT gTCACATTCGGAATTCATATTGGGTTCTTATTATTTGAAAACCTGCCAACGAGTATGGTAATATGTGGAATCATCGCCCAAGTAGCACACTTCTGTATACTAAAAACGTTTCCGTACGTCCAGATCATCTCGCCACTGTTCATCATCTCGATAATCATGCTAGTGGTTAACCATTACCTGGCATTCACATACTTTGCATCTGTCCACTACAGTTTTTCAGAG atGATGGCATATTTTACCCTGTGTCTCTGGCTAGTGCCATTTACACTATTTATTTCACTGGctgcaaatgaaaatgtgcTTCCAACTGTAGCTGAAGCTCGACCACTGTTAG ATGATAACGATGTGGTGAGCAATTACTTTTCAAGACGGGGAAAGAAATATGGCTTGCTTTCTTTCTTCAACTATGCCAAGGAGTCTATACTCCCACAACGCACCAAAAAAGCTTTTTAA
- the LOC107218971 gene encoding exostosin-2 gives MSIPTRIAQKPKRALHRYRNFFLTFFVLLSLSVTIILTSYLSSLGKTVKRSKYTALTLDNVNSPVVKQIAINSPSANPTNASCNYFNCFNIYRCGNQGNKLLVYVYPLKNYVDPANVPVTNQISKEFYLILQAIAGSSFYTSDPFEACLFIPSIDTLNQNRLRVKEVSQALKSLEFWNDGENHLIFNMIPGSVPDYNTVIDIPVSKAMIAGAGFSSLTYRAGFDVSLPVYSPHLENYKRQAQNRRNWLIISSQININSAFQQDLIEVKITFPNDLMVLGPCYHHNPMNSSIRCAGEDVYNYPDVLETGTFCLVIRGARLGQSSLLEAMAAGCIPVVIADSLTMPFHGVIDWIRAAIFVREVDILKAPEILKNVSRKRVVELRQHGTWLYERYFKSIQAITETTLEIMSDRVYPHLARDYNYWNVPQYPGIVPSLFLPVTAPKTRGFTAVILTYDRLESLFILITKLVKAPSLSKVLVIWNNQRKDPPEPSQWPKINRPLKVIQTKANKLSNRFYPYDEIETEAMLSIDDDIVMLTADELEFGFEVWREFPDRIVGFPSRTHIWDNSSICWKYESEWTNHISMVLTGAAFHHKYWSYMYTTSMPGDIKEWVDDHMNCEDIAMNFLVANMSGKPPIKVTSRKKFKCPECTNTEMLSADLNHMIERSQCINRFSSVYGTMPLKSVEFRADPVLYKDVFPKKLKRFNDIGSL, from the coding sequence ATGAGTATTCCGACAAGAATTGCACAAAAGCCGAAACGCGCTTTACATCGATATAGAAACTTTTTTCTAACATTCTTCGTACTCCTATCATTGTCTGTTACAATTATCTTAACCTCGTACTTATCAAGCTTAGGAAAAACGGTAAAAAGGTCAAAATATACAGCGCTGACATTGGACAACGTTAATTCACCAGTTGTAAAGCAAATTGCCATAAATAGTCCATCAGCAAATCCAACAAATGCTTCATGCAATTACTTCAACTGCTTCAATATCTATCGGTGTGGGAATCAGGGAAATAAATTACTTGTTTATGTGTACCCactaaaaaattatgttgaCCCTGCCAATGTACCCGTCACTAATCAAATATCAAAAGAGTTCTATCTTATCCTGCAAGCCATTGCAGGCAGCAGTTTTTATACTTCAGACCCATTCGAAGCATGCTTATTTATCCCATCAATAGATACCTTAAACCAAAATAGGCTAAGAGTTAAAGAAGTATCTCAAGCTTTAAAATCACTTGAGTTCTGGAACGATGGAGAAAACCACTTAATTTTCAACATGATACCTGGAAGTGTCCCGGACTACAACACTGTTATTGACATTCCTGTTAGCAAGGCAATGATTGCCGGTGCTGGATTTTCATCATTAACATACCGTGCTGGTTTTGACGTTAGTTTACCGGTTTACAGCCCCCATCTAGAAAACTATAAACGACAAGCTCAAAACAGAAGAAACTGGTTAATAATTTCATCGCAGATTAATATAAATTCGGCATTCCAGCAAGATTTGATTGAAGTGAAGATTACATTTCCAAACGATCTGATGGTCCTGGGCCCATGCTACCATCACAATCCTATGAATAGCTCTATTCGATGCGCGGGTGAAGATGTGTACAATTATCCAGACGTTCTGGAAACTGGGACATTCTGCCTTGTCATTCGAGGAGCCCGACTTGGCCAATCATCTCTTCTGGAAGCGATGGCTGCAGGTTGTATTCCTGTGGTAATCGCCGACTCTCTGACCATGCCATTCCATGGAGTAATAGATTGGATAAGGGCAGCGATATTTGTTCGCGAGGTCGACATTTTGAAGGCACCTGAGATTCTAAAAAATGTATCTCGCAAAAGAGTAGTCGAACTAAGGCAGCATGGAACTTGGCTGTACGAACGTTACTTCAAATCTATACAAGCCATCACTGAAACTACCCTTGAAATAATGAGCGATCGTGTTTACCCACATCTTGCTAGAGACTATAATTACTGGAATGTACCTCAGTATCCAGGAATTGTGCCATCACTTTTTTTGCCCGTTACAGCACCCAAGACTCGGGGTTTTACAGCTGTGATATTAACATATGATAGATTGGAAAGCCTGTTCATTCTGATCACTAAACTTGTCAAGGCTCCTAGTCTTTCTAAAGTTTTAGTCATTTGGAACAACCAACGCAAAGATCCACCGGAACCATCTCAATGGCCAAAGATAAACAGACCCTTGAAAGTAATTCAAACTAAGGCGAATAAGCTTTCAAATAGATTTTATCCGTACGATGAGATAGAAACTGAAGCTATGCTATCCATAGATGATGACATAGTTATGCTTACTGCTGATGAGCTAGAATTTGGATTTGAAGTCTGGAGAGAATTTCCTGACCGCATAGTGGGTTTTCCTTCACGTACACATATTTGGGACAATTCTAGCATCTGTTGGAAATATGAAAGCGAATGGACTAATCATATTTCAATGGTGTTGACTGGAGCTGCCTTCCATCACAAGTATTGgagttatatgtatacaacaTCAATGCCTGGAGATATCAAAGAATGGGTAGATGACCACATGAACTGTGAAGATATAGCGATGAATTTCTTGGTTGCTAATATGAGCGGGAAACCTCCGATTAAAGTGACTTCccggaaaaaattcaagtgcCCAGAATGTACTAACACAGAAATGTTGTCTGCTGATTTGAACCATATGATTGAAAGGTCTCAGTGTATAAACCGATTTTCTTCAGTGTATGGGACCATGCCATTAAAATCTGTCGAATTCAGAGCTGATCCAGTACTATACAAAGACGTATTTCCAAAGAAGCTCAAGCGGTTCAATGACATAGGAAGTTTGTAG
- the LOC107218975 gene encoding uncharacterized protein YJR142W, whose amino-acid sequence MALMDTEPMSRLLKLAKKFNCFYLSGLHASDCRAFVVDGQQVGLVRPNVMKELLSFPQVFQVQPEYVQLNPAFRDYAERSAKMEEVLKEWRDGGKFVTLRGWREECYEVRAHFNTQPLLKMDRSATCLFGIRNYGVDITGYVMDREKGLSIWLQKRSPTKQTWPGYWDNMVGGGLSVGYGIHETGIKEAGEEASIPTKHLGKLKSAGCVSFFFESERGLFPNTEFVYDLELPPDFVPCNGDGEVETFELLPVKECLERVLSPEFKTTSVPVVLDFLIRHGYITAENEPNFIKIVELLHVPLQTIYSQPQRKYKIEANGEANNSL is encoded by the exons ATGGCGTTAATGGATACAGAACCGATGTCACGTTTATTGAAATTGGCGAAGAAATTCAACTGCTTCTACCTGTCAG GGCTTCATGCAAGCGATTGCAGGGCATTTGTTGTCGATGGCCAACAAGTTGGTCTTGTTCGGCCCAACGTGATGAAAGAACTGCTCAGTTTCCCACAG GTATTTCAAGTACAGCCAGAATATGTGCAACTGAATCCAGCATTCAGGGATTATGCCGAAAGAAGTGCAAAAATGGAGGAAGTTCTCAAGGAATGGCGTGACGGTGGTAAATTCGTCACGCTCAGAGGTTGGCGCGAAGAATGCTATGAAGTACGCGCCCACTTCAACACCCAGCCATTACTCAAGATGGATCGTTCAGCCACCT GCTTATTTGGAATTCGGAATTATGGTGTGGATATAACTGGATATGTTATGGACCGTGAAAAAGGACTATCGATCTGGCTACAAAAGCGGAGCCCGACAAAACAGACGTGGCCAGGTTACTGGGACAACATGGTGGGTGGTGGATTAAGCGTTGGCTATGGTATTCATGAAACTGGGATCAAAGAAGCTGGAGAGGAAGCCAGTATTCCTACCAAGCATCTTGGAAAATTGAAGAGTGCGGGATGCGTATCATTCTTCTTCGAAAGCGAGAGAGGTCTCTTCCCTAACACTGAATTTGTTTACGACCTTGAATTGCCACCAGATTTTGTACCATGTAATGGCGATGGAGAAGTAGAGACCTTTGAACTTCTGCCCGTCAAGGAATGCTTGGAGAGAGTACTTTCACCAGAATTTAAAACAACATCTGTACCAGTCGTGCTAGATTTCTTGATCAGACATGGTTACATCACCGCAGAAAATG AGCCTAACTTCATCAAAATTGTGGAGCTCCTGCATGTACCACTGCAGACTATATACAGTCAACCTCAAAGAAAGTATAAGATAGAAGCCAATGGTGAAGCGAATAATTCTCTATAA
- the LOC107218974 gene encoding F-box only protein 42, which yields MLCKIDDLPDEILEYILSLIPPYKNLQECTLVSKRWYRATRNVIEHSEAHFHKAVGLGSLFWKTWPEAEWVPTIGKRHSHSACTYENSMYVFGGCTATCTTFNDLWRLDLDTRKWVRPITMGSYPSPKACTTMLYYKKNLILFGGWSHPSPYPLHQQWKLFNELHVYSIELNRWTAINALESPPPRSAHSASIHGNLMVIFGGVCEGDSSNEVWCLNLDTYSWHEQTTSTLKPPPRYGQSQIELDSTHLLILGGCTGPNVAMNDAWLLTMGNSNWVWRKVNMLHSTCAPIRIWCHQACKVGDYVIVLGKNKQMSQPNDMSISMGKNACQRPTSSQGQEPIPLFERRRNLVQVDRDENVNGRRGSFPRSSMPIPHSPSLGSKHQKSLPAHEENTLGMAAFREELPRSRYNANRQRQLESLRRMEQRIQNRKTQSKMVKKPENTLAIYVLDISKILSEECIASWIPLKQNGQAGPDERILYSMVLGRGELIVFGGIRKEHMKNQAQTGSDDSEVYNDLHFINPLRYVV from the exons aTGTAATAGAACACAGTGAGGCACATTTCCACAAAGCAGTTGGCCTGGGCTCacttttttggaaaacatgGCCTGAAGCCGAGTGGGTACCGACAATCGGAAAACGTCATTCCCATTCGGCATGTACTTATGAAAATTCTATGTATGTGTTCGGTGGTTGTACAGCTACGTGTACCACTTTCAATGATCTATGGCGATTAGATTTGGACACACGAAAATGGGTTAGGCCTATCACTATGGGTAGCTATCCATCGCCTAAGGCATGCACAACGATGCTGTATTACAAAAAGAACCTAATTTTATTTGGAGGCTGGTCTCATCCGTCACCGTATCCACTTCATCAG CAATGGAAATTGTTCAATGAACTACACGTGTACTCAATTGAGTTGAACAGATGGACTGCTATCAATGCTTTAGAAAGTCCGCCGCCCAGGTCTGCTCACTCGGCATCCATTCATGGAAATCTCATGGTGATTTTTGGAGGAGTTTGCGAGGGAGACAG TTCCAATGAAGTTTGGTGCTTGAATCTAGATACTTATAGCTGGCATGAACAAACCACGTCTACCTTAAAGCCACCGCCGCGATATGGTCAATCCCAAATTGAATTGGACAGCACACACTTGCTCATACTAG GTGGATGTACTGGACCTAATGTAGCTATGAATGATGCATGGCTACTAACAATGGGAAATTCAAATTGGGTTTGGAGAAAGGTGAACATGCTTCATTCCACATGTGCTCCCATACGAATTTGGTGTCATCAAGCTTGCAAG GTTGGCGATTATGTTATTGTCCTGGGTAAGAATAAGCAAATGAGTCAACCAAATGATATGAGCATCTCCATGGGTAAAAATGCTTGCCAAAGGCCAACATCGTCCCAAGGGCAGGAGCCGATACCACTATTTGAAAG GCGAAGAAATCTAGTGCAGGTAGACAGAGATGAGAATGTCAACGGCCGTCGTGGCTCTTTTCCAAGATCATCTATGCCCATTCCACATTCTCCGTCACTTGGTTCCAAGCATCAAAAATCCTTGCCTGCCCATGAAGAAAATACTCTAGGCATGGCTGCGTTTCGCGAAGAATTACCTCGATCTCGATACAACGCGAATAGGCAGCGGCAACTGGAGTCACTTCGCCGAATGGAACAGAGGATTCAGAACAGAAAAACACAGtcaaaaatggtgaaaaaaccCGAGAATACACTGGCCATATATGTTTTGGATATTTCGAAGATCCTAAGTGAAGAATGCATCGCCTCCTGGATACCGTTGAAACAAAATGGCCAGGCTGGACCAGATGAAAGAATATTATATTCCATGGTTCTTGGAAGAGGAGAACTGATAGTATTTGGTGGTATCCGAAAAGAACACATGAAGAACCAGGCACAGACTGGATCTGACGATTCTGAAGTTTACAATGATCTCCATTTTATAAATCCTCTGCGATACGTtgtatag